The following proteins come from a genomic window of Chionomys nivalis chromosome 9, mChiNiv1.1, whole genome shotgun sequence:
- the Bdnf gene encoding brain-derived neurotrophic factor isoform X1, translating to MFHQVRRVMTILFLTMVISYLGCMKAAPMKEANVHGQGSLAYPGVRTHGTLESMNGPRAGSRGLTTSLADTFEHVIEELLDEDQKVRPNGENHKDADLYTSRVMLSSQVPLEPPLLFLLEEYKNYLDAANMSMRVRRHSDPARRGELSVCDSISEWVTAADKKTAVDMSGGTVTVLEKVPVSKGQLKQYFYETKCNPMGYTKEGCRGIDKKHWNSQCRTTQSYVRALTMDSKKRIGWRFIRIDTSCVCTLTIKRGR from the coding sequence TTCCACCAGGTGAGAAGAGTGATGACCATCCTTTTCCTTACTATGGTTATTTCATACCTCGGTTGCATGAAGGCTGCGCCCATGAAAGAGGCAAACGTCCACGGACAGGGCAGCTTGGCCTACCCAGGTGTGCGGACCCATGGGACTCTGGAGAGCATGAATGGGCCCAGGGCAGGTTCGAGAGGTCTGACGACATCGCTGGCTGACACTTTTGAACACGTGATCGAAGAGCTGCTGGATGAGGACCAGAAGGTTCGGCCCAATGGAGAAAACCATAAGGACGCGGACTTGTATACTTCCCGGGTGATGCTCAGCAGTCAAGTGCCTTTGGAGCCTCCTCTGCTCTTTCTGTTAGAGGAATACAAAAATTACCTGGATGCCGCAAACATGTCTATGAGGGTCCGGCGCCACTCTGACCCAGCCCGCCGTGGGGAGCTGAGCGTGTGTGACAGTATTAGCGAGTGGGTTACAGCGGCAGATAAAAAGACTGCAGTGGACATGTCGGGTGGAACGGTCACGGTCCTGGAGAAAGTCCCGGTATCAAAAGGCCAACTGAAGCAATACTTCTACGAGACCAAGTGTAATCCCATGGGATACACGAAGGAAGGCTGCAGGGGCATAGACAAAAAGCACTGGAACTCGCAATGCCGAACGACCCAGTCGTATGTTCGGGCGCTTACTATGGATAGCAAAAAGAGAATTGGCTGGCGATTCATAAGGATAGACACTTCCTGTGTATGTACACTGACCATTAAAAGGGGAAGATAG
- the Bdnf gene encoding brain-derived neurotrophic factor isoform X2 gives MTILFLTMVISYLGCMKAAPMKEANVHGQGSLAYPGVRTHGTLESMNGPRAGSRGLTTSLADTFEHVIEELLDEDQKVRPNGENHKDADLYTSRVMLSSQVPLEPPLLFLLEEYKNYLDAANMSMRVRRHSDPARRGELSVCDSISEWVTAADKKTAVDMSGGTVTVLEKVPVSKGQLKQYFYETKCNPMGYTKEGCRGIDKKHWNSQCRTTQSYVRALTMDSKKRIGWRFIRIDTSCVCTLTIKRGR, from the coding sequence ATGACCATCCTTTTCCTTACTATGGTTATTTCATACCTCGGTTGCATGAAGGCTGCGCCCATGAAAGAGGCAAACGTCCACGGACAGGGCAGCTTGGCCTACCCAGGTGTGCGGACCCATGGGACTCTGGAGAGCATGAATGGGCCCAGGGCAGGTTCGAGAGGTCTGACGACATCGCTGGCTGACACTTTTGAACACGTGATCGAAGAGCTGCTGGATGAGGACCAGAAGGTTCGGCCCAATGGAGAAAACCATAAGGACGCGGACTTGTATACTTCCCGGGTGATGCTCAGCAGTCAAGTGCCTTTGGAGCCTCCTCTGCTCTTTCTGTTAGAGGAATACAAAAATTACCTGGATGCCGCAAACATGTCTATGAGGGTCCGGCGCCACTCTGACCCAGCCCGCCGTGGGGAGCTGAGCGTGTGTGACAGTATTAGCGAGTGGGTTACAGCGGCAGATAAAAAGACTGCAGTGGACATGTCGGGTGGAACGGTCACGGTCCTGGAGAAAGTCCCGGTATCAAAAGGCCAACTGAAGCAATACTTCTACGAGACCAAGTGTAATCCCATGGGATACACGAAGGAAGGCTGCAGGGGCATAGACAAAAAGCACTGGAACTCGCAATGCCGAACGACCCAGTCGTATGTTCGGGCGCTTACTATGGATAGCAAAAAGAGAATTGGCTGGCGATTCATAAGGATAGACACTTCCTGTGTATGTACACTGACCATTAAAAGGGGAAGATAG